One genomic segment of Picosynechococcus sp. PCC 7002 includes these proteins:
- a CDS encoding DUF1156 domain-containing protein produces MTTPQRKPVFIEKIFPVNLLNQQVYFENGGNPFKGLHRWYSRKPLSFSRASVLGSLLPGDVTMEEFEYLLGLDKARKNESDLERDDRHNRTRLYKTPPSPERVKRVQELCEELWGDKTPAVLDAFAGGGSIPFEAARYGLRVFASDLNPVAVVTMKAAIAFPLEFGAELQQDIDRWVQWVGEQAEERLNEFFPSSHAPQPSPPAPMNGGERLSSTSVESPQNGDLGAGEQDSGKSPEWGFRGNTPVVSPQPSPPTPKFGGEESGKSPRMGDLGAAPQPPTLGEKERIQNYLWAHTVQCPHCESTVPLSPNWWIDRSLGAIKKGAICAVKPVPNLAEKRVDFELIKGKKGKGNTIQTPDGDFDPNDFSTMSRGVGKCPNCESVIEDSVIKKQAQDIGLGHQLYAVAFKKNQGTLEFRIANNIDLQGFELAEKRLRELENSDSSYLIPDIHIPYSNRVYERDCVDQLGLTNWKVFFNSRQLLTLVTYVEIINEAKEKMRAELGEEKTRAIATYLACLLDRCIDHNCRLSGWKINPAFPARASASHSLNLMWNYCESTPRWLWDTCSFSTVDGYIKLCELLGTKINSSSFQSLETHTEKSFHIENASADSLYHLPDQSIDAVVTDPPYYSTIQYAELSDFFYVWQKRILSDIFPELYYSELTDKDREAVANPSRFRAMGISPKDLADQDYEAKMQMAFSEYYRVLKDNGVMTVQFNHKDSGAWDVLAQSLINAGFEITASWAVSTENPQNLHQAQKNSVSSTVLLVCRKRLPPNPQSGGSMPPDPQSGGIGSGAENAWWDDIRPELNNLVTQRAEEFEANGITGIDLYLSAFGPALSVFSRRWPVLDSSGIAMRPEAAFEEARKAISHYRLNKLLNQETSGFDALTQWYILAWDSFRAREFSFDEARQLAIAVGGFDINDLKNSHKLISAKSGTCSLLTPTQRLKKRAFSVSPTDFSLTSLVDGLHAVIAIYQEEQSIEPVRQFLKKTELLSNDQFMRAWEVALKAIPHIGDEKKRLPEEKALADLWLAMDEIKAKVRYVTPEDAEGSGQAVQGSLF; encoded by the coding sequence ATGACCACTCCCCAACGTAAACCCGTTTTCATCGAAAAAATTTTTCCTGTAAATCTCCTCAATCAGCAGGTGTATTTCGAGAATGGGGGAAATCCGTTTAAGGGGCTACACCGTTGGTATTCCCGTAAGCCGCTGTCTTTTAGTCGGGCTTCGGTGTTGGGTTCTCTGTTGCCTGGGGATGTGACCATGGAGGAGTTTGAATATCTCCTTGGGTTAGATAAAGCCAGAAAAAACGAATCTGACCTAGAGCGGGACGATCGCCACAATCGCACTCGTCTTTATAAAACGCCGCCATCTCCTGAGCGGGTTAAACGGGTACAGGAACTTTGTGAAGAACTCTGGGGGGACAAAACTCCGGCGGTGTTGGATGCGTTTGCGGGGGGTGGTTCGATTCCGTTTGAGGCGGCGCGGTATGGGTTGCGGGTGTTTGCGTCGGATCTGAATCCGGTGGCGGTGGTGACGATGAAGGCTGCGATCGCCTTTCCGTTAGAGTTTGGGGCGGAGTTACAGCAGGATATTGATCGCTGGGTGCAATGGGTTGGGGAACAGGCGGAGGAACGCTTAAATGAGTTTTTTCCGAGTAGCCACGCCCCCCAGCCTAGCCCCCCAGCCCCCATGAATGGGGGAGAAAGATTATCCAGTACATCAGTAGAAAGTCCCCAGAATGGGGATTTAGGGGCAGGGGAGCAAGATTCCGGCAAGTCCCCAGAGTGGGGATTTAGGGGCAACACACCAGTAGTAAGTCCCCAGCCTAGCCCCCCGACCCCCAAGTTTGGGGGAGAAGAATCTGGAAAGTCCCCCAGAATGGGGGATTTAGGGGCAGCCCCCCAGCCCCCAACATTGGGGGAGAAGGAACGGATTCAGAATTATCTTTGGGCCCATACGGTGCAATGTCCTCACTGTGAATCGACTGTGCCGTTAAGTCCGAATTGGTGGATTGATAGATCGCTGGGGGCAATTAAAAAGGGTGCAATTTGTGCGGTTAAACCTGTGCCGAATCTTGCTGAAAAACGGGTTGATTTTGAATTGATTAAGGGCAAAAAAGGCAAAGGTAACACCATTCAAACGCCCGATGGTGATTTTGATCCCAATGATTTTTCTACAATGAGTCGAGGGGTAGGGAAATGTCCTAATTGTGAATCAGTTATTGAAGATTCAGTAATTAAAAAACAGGCTCAGGACATAGGCTTAGGTCATCAACTTTATGCCGTTGCTTTTAAGAAGAATCAAGGAACTTTAGAATTTAGAATCGCCAACAATATCGATTTGCAAGGGTTTGAACTCGCTGAGAAAAGGTTAAGAGAATTAGAAAACTCGGATAGTAGCTATCTAATTCCAGATATTCATATCCCTTATAGCAATCGTGTTTACGAAAGAGATTGTGTTGATCAACTTGGTTTGACAAATTGGAAAGTATTTTTTAACTCTCGGCAGCTTTTAACGTTGGTGACTTATGTTGAGATTATCAATGAAGCTAAGGAAAAAATGAGGGCTGAGTTAGGGGAGGAGAAAACAAGGGCGATCGCCACTTATTTAGCTTGTTTACTAGATCGCTGTATCGATCATAATTGCCGTTTAAGTGGTTGGAAAATTAATCCAGCATTTCCTGCTAGGGCTTCTGCCAGTCATTCACTTAATTTAATGTGGAATTATTGTGAAAGTACACCTAGATGGCTTTGGGATACTTGTTCATTTAGTACAGTTGATGGATATATAAAACTTTGTGAATTACTCGGTACAAAAATAAATTCATCCAGTTTTCAAAGTTTAGAAACCCATACCGAAAAAAGCTTTCACATCGAAAACGCTTCCGCCGATAGCCTGTATCACTTGCCCGATCAAAGCATTGATGCCGTCGTTACCGATCCACCCTATTACAGCACCATTCAATACGCCGAATTATCAGACTTTTTCTATGTGTGGCAAAAGCGAATATTAAGCGATATCTTCCCCGAACTCTATTACAGCGAACTCACCGACAAAGACCGCGAAGCCGTCGCCAACCCGTCCCGTTTCCGTGCCATGGGCATCAGCCCCAAAGACCTCGCCGACCAAGACTACGAAGCCAAAATGCAAATGGCATTCAGCGAATATTACCGAGTGCTAAAAGATAACGGCGTAATGACCGTACAATTCAACCACAAAGACAGCGGCGCATGGGATGTCCTCGCCCAATCCCTGATCAATGCCGGATTCGAGATCACCGCAAGCTGGGCCGTCAGCACCGAAAACCCCCAAAACCTCCACCAAGCCCAGAAAAACAGCGTATCCAGTACCGTATTATTAGTTTGCCGCAAACGTTTGCCCCCTAACCCCCAGAGTGGGGGAAGTATGCCCCCTGACCCCCAGAGTGGGGGAATAGGAAGTGGAGCCGAAAACGCATGGTGGGATGACATTCGCCCCGAACTCAACAACCTCGTCACCCAACGCGCCGAAGAATTTGAAGCCAATGGCATTACAGGCATTGACCTTTACCTAAGTGCCTTTGGCCCCGCCTTGAGCGTTTTTAGTCGTCGTTGGCCAGTCCTCGACAGCTCTGGCATTGCTATGCGCCCCGAAGCCGCCTTTGAAGAAGCCCGCAAAGCCATCTCCCACTACCGCCTAAACAAACTCCTGAACCAAGAAACCAGCGGCTTCGATGCCCTCACCCAATGGTATATCCTCGCTTGGGATAGTTTCCGCGCCCGCGAATTCTCCTTTGATGAAGCCAGACAGTTGGCGATCGCGGTGGGAGGATTCGACATCAACGACCTAAAAAATAGCCATAAACTAATCAGCGCCAAAAGCGGCACCTGTAGCCTACTCACCCCGACCCAACGCCTGAAAAAACGCGCCTTTTCCGTTAGTCCCACCGACTTTAGCCTCACTTCCCTCGTCGATGGACTCCACGCCGTCATTGCCATCTATCAAGAAGAACAGAGCATCGAGCCTGTCCGCCAATTCTTGAAGAAAACCGAACTCCTGAGTAATGACCAATTTATGCGCGCCTGGGAAGTTGCCCTAAAAGCGATCCCCCACATCGGCGACGAGAAAAAACGACTGCCCGAAGAAAAAGCCCTGGCCGATCTGTGGTTAGCGATGGATGAGATCAAGGCGAAGGTGCGATATGTCACCCCAGAGGATGCCGAGGGTAGTGGGCAGGCCGTACAGGGGAGTTTGTTTTAG
- a CDS encoding type II toxin-antitoxin system HigB family toxin → MRIIAKKTLIDFIEKNPKHHDAKEAIEAWHSEAKAAQWKTPAEIKEQYKSASILKNNRVVFNIAGNKYRLVVSINYPAQIIFIKFIGTHQDYDNIDANTVNLEN, encoded by the coding sequence ATGAGAATTATTGCAAAAAAAACGTTAATTGATTTTATTGAAAAAAACCCTAAACACCATGATGCCAAAGAAGCTATTGAAGCATGGCATAGCGAAGCAAAAGCTGCCCAATGGAAAACACCAGCAGAAATCAAAGAACAATATAAAAGCGCCAGCATCCTAAAAAATAATCGTGTTGTCTTCAATATTGCTGGAAACAAATATCGTCTAGTCGTTTCAATCAACTATCCAGCACAAATCATTTTTATTAAATTTATCGGCACTCACCAAGACTACGATAACATCGATGCAAATACTGTGAATTTAGAGAATTAA
- a CDS encoding helix-turn-helix domain-containing protein has protein sequence MLTTYIKPIRTESDYEEALSRIEMLMEAEPNTPEFDELEVLTTLVEAYEAKEYRIDAPTAIAAIKFRMEQQGLNQQDLVPYIGSKSKVSEVLSGKRELSKNMIQALHKGLNIPLESLFQEPLKYRFHP, from the coding sequence ATGCTAACAACCTACATTAAACCCATCCGCACAGAATCAGACTACGAGGAAGCATTAAGCAGAATTGAAATGCTGATGGAAGCAGAACCAAATACACCTGAATTTGATGAATTAGAAGTCCTGACTACCCTCGTCGAAGCCTATGAAGCCAAAGAATATAGAATAGATGCACCAACGGCGATCGCTGCAATCAAGTTCCGCATGGAGCAACAAGGTCTTAATCAACAAGATTTAGTTCCTTACATTGGTAGTAAGTCGAAAGTTTCTGAAGTCTTATCAGGAAAACGAGAACTAAGCAAAAACATGATTCAGGCTTTGCATAAAGGCTTAAACATTCCCCTAGAGTCTCTTTTTCAAGAACCACTAAAGTACAGGTTTCATCCCTAG
- a CDS encoding XisH family protein translates to MAAKDKFHEAVKTALIKENWTITHNPLNLKFGEYDQVQIDLGAEQVLGAEKDNQKIAVEIKSFLNDSALSDFHLALGLGQFLNYRLVLETTEPNRTLFLAVPLYAYQSFFKRDLPKAAIKQYQLNLIVYDPIKEMLVEWIN, encoded by the coding sequence ATGGCAGCAAAAGACAAATTCCATGAAGCTGTAAAAACAGCACTCATCAAAGAAAACTGGACAATCACCCATAATCCTCTAAACCTAAAATTTGGCGAATATGATCAAGTACAAATCGACCTTGGCGCAGAACAAGTCCTCGGCGCAGAGAAAGATAACCAGAAAATTGCAGTAGAGATTAAGAGCTTTCTGAATGACTCCGCTTTATCAGATTTTCACCTCGCCCTAGGCCTAGGACAATTTCTAAATTATCGATTAGTCCTAGAGACGACCGAACCGAATCGGACTTTATTCTTAGCCGTTCCCCTTTATGCCTATCAATCCTTCTTTAAGAGAGACTTACCAAAAGCTGCAATTAAGCAATATCAACTTAATCTAATTGTTTATGACCCAATCAAGGAGATGTTAGTCGAATGGATAAATTAA
- a CDS encoding XisI protein: protein MDKLNHYRQIIQDMLNEKAKIKPIGGDIEVETVFDEKKDRYLLVHLGWNDQQRIYSCVLHLEIQEEKIWIQNNQTDQSITEELLEKGVPKIDIISGLQPAYIREHLTLETA, encoded by the coding sequence ATGGATAAATTAAATCACTATCGTCAAATCATTCAAGACATGCTCAACGAGAAAGCGAAAATCAAGCCCATTGGTGGCGACATCGAAGTAGAAACCGTTTTCGATGAAAAAAAAGACCGCTATCTCTTAGTACATCTCGGTTGGAATGACCAACAGCGAATCTACTCCTGTGTACTTCACTTAGAGATTCAAGAAGAAAAAATCTGGATACAAAATAACCAGACTGATCAATCCATTACAGAAGAACTCCTCGAAAAAGGTGTTCCAAAAATCGATATTATTTCAGGCTTACAACCGGCCTATATTCGAGAGCACTTAACCTTAGAAACAGCTTAG
- a CDS encoding CopG family transcriptional regulator has protein sequence MADIANKINLIQQQTQQDISEILKKAIELYYQTLQIPQKTPLQILEESGLIGCFEDDPDLSSNYKQVLTESLAKKYDHR, from the coding sequence ATGGCCGATATCGCTAACAAAATTAACTTGATCCAACAACAAACACAACAGGATATTTCTGAAATTCTCAAAAAGGCGATCGAGCTTTATTATCAAACCCTGCAAATTCCACAAAAAACACCCCTGCAAATTTTGGAAGAGTCAGGTTTAATCGGTTGTTTTGAAGACGATCCTGATTTGTCAAGTAACTATAAACAAGTTCTAACAGAATCATTGGCAAAAAAATATGATCATCGCTGA
- a CDS encoding type II toxin-antitoxin system VapC family toxin, whose translation MIIADTGFFYALMNSKDKYHQQSVEAVKILKSTLITTYPVITETCHLLLQRQGTKYQTKFLKSLDQGFARIFQLETKHLSRIIQLTEQYADLPMDLADASLVILAEELGHGRIFSTDQRDFGIYRWKNTKPFQNLLIPSP comes from the coding sequence ATGATCATCGCTGATACAGGCTTTTTCTATGCCTTGATGAATAGCAAGGATAAATATCATCAACAATCTGTAGAAGCTGTCAAAATACTCAAATCTACTCTAATCACTACATATCCAGTGATCACAGAAACCTGTCATTTACTGCTACAGCGGCAAGGGACGAAATATCAAACTAAGTTTCTCAAAAGTCTTGATCAAGGTTTTGCTCGAATTTTTCAGTTAGAAACAAAGCACCTCTCCAGAATTATCCAATTGACAGAACAATATGCTGACTTACCGATGGATTTAGCCGATGCCTCTTTAGTCATCTTGGCGGAGGAACTTGGACATGGCAGGATTTTCTCGACTGATCAGCGTGATTTTGGCATTTACCGCTGGAAAAATACCAAACCTTTTCAAAACCTTCTCATTCCGTCTCCCTAA
- the vapC gene encoding type II toxin-antitoxin system tRNA(fMet)-specific endonuclease VapC, translating to MFLLDTNICIYIIKEKPSQVLEKFEQIEPHKLGISIITLAELEYGAAKSMNPAKNYQVIEDFITYLDVFNWDRQASHIYGELRATLTRQGTPIGILDTQIAAHCLSLNRVLVTNNVREFERVPGLKVKNWV from the coding sequence ATGTTCTTGTTGGATACGAATATTTGTATTTACATCATTAAAGAAAAGCCATCTCAAGTTTTAGAAAAGTTTGAACAAATTGAGCCCCACAAATTAGGGATCTCGATTATTACTCTAGCGGAATTAGAGTATGGAGCAGCAAAATCAATGAATCCAGCTAAAAACTATCAGGTTATTGAAGATTTTATTACTTATTTAGATGTCTTTAACTGGGATCGTCAAGCCAGTCATATTTATGGTGAACTGCGAGCAACTTTAACTCGTCAGGGCACGCCGATCGGTATCTTAGATACTCAAATCGCTGCCCATTGCCTCAGTTTGAATCGGGTTTTAGTGACGAATAATGTGCGGGAGTTTGAGCGGGTTCCTGGGTTAAAAGTAAAAAATTGGGTTTGA
- a CDS encoding AbrB/MazE/SpoVT family DNA-binding domain-containing protein — MSQPKTAKLFMNGNSQAVRLPREFRFEGKEVFIYKEGDRVILSPKKRSWRDFFENAPCATPDFMETRDDQPPQEREELF; from the coding sequence ATGTCTCAACCTAAAACGGCAAAGTTATTTATGAATGGCAATAGTCAGGCGGTACGGTTGCCTCGTGAGTTTCGGTTTGAGGGGAAGGAAGTCTTTATTTACAAAGAGGGCGATCGCGTAATTTTGTCGCCGAAGAAGCGATCGTGGCGGGATTTTTTTGAAAATGCTCCTTGTGCCACGCCAGATTTTATGGAAACACGGGATGATCAACCGCCCCAAGAAAGGGAGGAATTATTCTAA
- a CDS encoding helicase-related protein has translation MPSSLPDYPWKISYSSDQNNPIADFYIPALERSIQYDRKSGFFGSAILSHIARGLGTMLNQDGKMRLILGCHLSAQDVAAIKKGYELREAVTTRLDADLTPPQNFAQLHHFEILSWLIQAGRLDIRIAIPLKQNGDPQLLEETLDFNHIFHEKVCIFTDAAGNQIATNGSANESVGGWELNTESFHVYCSWEGKRDLERVQEEIVRFEQLWINQMPRVKSFAMPDAIQDKILRYTPSQKPQWNPAKDYDYRPLPKTFKSPQSSSVKEDGDNYNTNTPLNPHSGDLNTSTHSNSPQVGGLGGQSSGDLPDPSYSPDSGAGGQEAIIFEQEMLKKWQALPTDPGCLSYCLESIPITPWPHQIKILRHVVENFPCSFLIADEVGLGKTIETGLILRYLFVSGKAKRILVLAPASVQPQWHSEMREKFNLHFWSYSKGQLTNPDGETCPSLDNPWNTQDLILASSHLVRRRDRMEELLAAEPWDVVIIDEAHHARRKAPQNRKETPNRLLELLQQLREKTLSMVLLSATPMQIDPIEVFDLISVIGLEGHWRYGDVFCDYFATLDNQPNENLLKFWQQMTADYFKYGGKSCPRFQAYLNQSDRLLASRLDDFWSGKYPTINLRQYLNDTQFMERSKEYLSIHTPLKEKMFRHTRNTLREYYKRGLLEKDIPQRDVQDQAIALEPTREAELYRQVSDYVRDFYRLAQKENRKALGFLMTLYRKRLTSSFYAIRESLQRRLDALITQQGSGLSDDDFLELEDQDDAIIDGLESFMEEIHPKEIEFLEELLRQFENTGEDTKFAHLLTILRQEFQNRDSAIIFTQYTDTLDFLRGELRHIYDTQVACYSGRSGEKLIDGEWRTVPKERIKREFRQGEIKILLCTESASEGLNLQTCGVLINYDMPWNPMRVEQRIGRIDRIGQTFPRVIIHNFYYDGTVEARVYQRLRDRIHAFSSVVGSLQPILAKVPTLIERATMSADPQEADVLFSDFDHELDAPPLQVTLDDMVQMDVEADLASIHQPQPPSPLSWQDLERWLTTSPSLKQAGISFANKGTPSRDSEGARQWLLTQKSKTETVTFDPATFEEYSSSLRLMSIGEPLLRNLIQICLKAQKNSLSL, from the coding sequence ATGCCTTCCTCTCTGCCCGACTACCCGTGGAAAATTAGCTATAGCAGCGATCAAAATAACCCCATTGCCGATTTCTACATCCCGGCCCTCGAACGCTCAATTCAATACGACCGTAAATCGGGATTTTTTGGCAGTGCCATCCTAAGCCATATTGCTAGAGGTCTAGGCACAATGTTGAACCAAGACGGCAAAATGCGCCTAATTCTCGGTTGTCACCTCAGCGCCCAAGATGTTGCCGCCATCAAAAAAGGCTATGAACTCCGAGAGGCAGTAACCACCCGCCTTGATGCGGATCTCACGCCACCACAAAACTTCGCCCAGCTCCACCATTTTGAAATCCTCAGTTGGTTGATCCAAGCGGGTCGATTAGATATCCGCATTGCTATCCCGCTCAAACAAAACGGTGATCCCCAGCTCCTCGAAGAAACGCTTGATTTCAACCATATCTTTCATGAAAAGGTTTGTATCTTCACCGATGCCGCAGGGAACCAAATTGCCACCAATGGATCAGCCAATGAATCCGTCGGCGGTTGGGAACTAAATACAGAATCTTTCCATGTCTATTGCTCCTGGGAAGGCAAACGAGATTTAGAGCGAGTACAGGAAGAAATTGTCAGATTCGAGCAACTCTGGATTAACCAAATGCCACGGGTCAAAAGCTTTGCCATGCCCGACGCAATTCAGGACAAAATACTGCGCTACACACCCTCACAAAAACCTCAGTGGAACCCAGCAAAGGATTACGACTACCGCCCCTTACCAAAAACATTCAAATCGCCCCAGAGTTCCAGTGTGAAAGAAGATGGTGATAACTACAATACGAACACGCCCCTAAATCCCCATTCTGGGGACTTAAATACCAGCACACATTCAAATTCCCCCCAAGTTGGGGGGCTAGGAGGGCAATCATCTGGGGACTTACCCGATCCCTCTTACTCCCCCGATTCGGGGGCTGGGGGGCAAGAAGCAATCATCTTTGAACAGGAAATGCTTAAAAAATGGCAAGCCCTGCCGACCGATCCAGGTTGTTTGAGTTATTGCCTAGAGTCGATTCCTATCACCCCCTGGCCGCACCAAATCAAAATCTTGCGCCACGTCGTCGAAAATTTCCCCTGTAGTTTTCTCATTGCCGATGAGGTGGGACTGGGTAAAACCATCGAAACAGGACTAATTCTCCGTTACTTGTTCGTCTCCGGTAAAGCCAAACGGATTTTAGTGCTCGCCCCTGCTAGCGTTCAACCCCAATGGCATAGCGAAATGCGGGAAAAATTCAATTTGCATTTCTGGAGTTACAGCAAAGGACAACTAACTAATCCCGATGGCGAAACCTGTCCTTCCCTCGATAACCCTTGGAATACCCAAGATCTCATATTGGCCTCTAGTCACCTTGTACGCCGCCGAGACCGCATGGAAGAATTACTCGCCGCCGAGCCTTGGGATGTGGTGATTATTGACGAGGCCCATCACGCCCGCCGCAAAGCGCCCCAAAATCGAAAAGAAACCCCCAATCGTTTACTGGAACTGCTTCAACAACTGCGGGAAAAAACCTTAAGTATGGTTTTACTCTCCGCAACACCCATGCAGATCGACCCGATCGAAGTTTTTGACCTGATCTCCGTCATTGGTTTAGAGGGTCACTGGAGATATGGTGATGTCTTCTGTGATTACTTCGCGACCCTCGACAATCAACCCAACGAAAATCTGTTGAAATTCTGGCAGCAAATGACGGCGGATTACTTCAAGTATGGCGGTAAATCCTGCCCCCGATTCCAGGCCTACCTCAATCAAAGCGATCGCCTCCTGGCCTCGCGCCTCGATGATTTTTGGAGCGGCAAATATCCCACCATTAACCTCCGGCAATATTTGAACGACACCCAATTTATGGAGCGTTCTAAGGAATATCTCAGTATCCACACCCCCCTCAAAGAGAAGATGTTTCGCCATACCCGCAATACCCTCCGCGAGTATTACAAACGGGGACTCCTCGAAAAGGACATTCCCCAAAGAGATGTCCAAGATCAGGCGATCGCCCTTGAACCCACCAGAGAAGCCGAGCTTTACCGACAGGTGAGTGATTATGTGCGAGATTTTTATCGCCTTGCCCAAAAGGAAAATCGTAAAGCCCTGGGGTTTTTAATGACCCTGTACCGCAAACGATTGACCAGTTCCTTCTACGCTATCCGTGAATCTCTACAGCGCCGCCTAGATGCGTTGATTACTCAGCAAGGTAGTGGTTTGAGCGATGATGATTTTCTGGAACTCGAAGACCAAGATGATGCCATCATTGACGGTCTTGAAAGTTTTATGGAGGAGATTCACCCCAAGGAAATCGAATTCCTCGAAGAACTGCTGCGCCAATTTGAAAACACCGGAGAAGATACCAAATTTGCCCACCTGCTCACCATCCTCCGCCAAGAGTTCCAAAATCGCGATAGTGCCATCATCTTCACCCAATACACCGATACCCTGGACTTTCTGCGGGGAGAACTGCGGCATATCTATGACACCCAGGTTGCTTGTTACTCCGGTCGCAGTGGCGAAAAGCTAATCGATGGCGAATGGCGCACTGTCCCCAAAGAACGAATCAAGCGGGAATTTCGCCAGGGGGAAATAAAAATTCTGCTCTGTACTGAATCCGCCAGTGAAGGGTTGAACCTGCAAACCTGCGGCGTATTGATTAACTACGATATGCCTTGGAACCCGATGCGTGTCGAACAGCGAATTGGCCGGATTGATCGCATCGGTCAAACTTTCCCCAGGGTCATCATCCACAACTTCTATTACGACGGCACCGTGGAAGCCAGAGTCTATCAGCGCCTCCGCGATCGCATTCACGCCTTTTCATCGGTTGTTGGTAGCCTCCAACCCATCCTGGCCAAAGTCCCGACCCTGATCGAACGGGCAACCATGAGCGCCGACCCCCAAGAAGCCGACGTACTCTTTTCGGATTTTGACCATGAATTAGATGCTCCACCACTACAGGTAACCCTCGATGACATGGTGCAGATGGATGTAGAAGCTGATCTTGCCAGCATTCATCAACCCCAACCACCCTCTCCTTTGTCCTGGCAGGATCTGGAACGGTGGCTTACAACCTCTCCAAGCCTGAAACAAGCCGGAATTTCTTTTGCAAACAAAGGTACTCCCTCCAGGGACAGCGAAGGTGCGCGTCAGTGGTTACTGACTCAAAAGTCAAAAACCGAAACAGTTACATTTGATCCCGCAACCTTTGAAGAATATTCCTCTTCCCTCAGACTAATGAGCATTGGGGAGCCGTTGCTTCGGAACTTAATCCAAATTTGCCTAAAAGCTCAAAAAAATAGTCTCAGTCTGTAG
- a CDS encoding pentapeptide repeat-containing protein: MRSIIRNLDVLIFWHHTAPFRPTFSKERLNDAQFQQAIQGDRRDFSRVVFVGVDFSQYSLQGFVFYQADFRLSNLSAPGINLAGAELTGAFLQNMNLAGANLENAVLCHANLEGANLSNCNLKDANLSRANLTNALLNQAQLTGATLVRAKAQAANLKEIQGEGLNAHQADLRGANLSESILNGSVLTRAQLDGANIAHSELRSSNLAGIQAPQLNGVGCDLSAAALQKANLQGANLQDAIVQRTMLQQSNLAGIQWARADLAYATLSGANLSDGVFDNANLEGVNLAKAVLTESNLNHAYCAGINATRANLAGTNFASADLRNANLQGADLSGANCVWADLRGANLLGTKSAGLSLENADLTEASVSGLDSVGATTWLPKEHAIQN, encoded by the coding sequence ATGCGTAGTATTATTCGAAATCTTGATGTTCTTATTTTTTGGCATCATACAGCCCCCTTTCGCCCTACTTTTTCCAAAGAGCGTCTCAATGATGCTCAGTTTCAACAAGCGATCCAAGGTGATCGCCGTGACTTTAGTCGAGTGGTATTTGTAGGGGTAGACTTTAGCCAATATTCCCTCCAGGGATTTGTATTTTACCAAGCAGATTTTCGCTTATCTAACCTATCTGCTCCTGGTATTAACCTAGCTGGAGCAGAATTAACCGGTGCTTTTCTCCAAAATATGAACTTAGCCGGAGCAAATCTCGAAAATGCGGTTCTGTGCCATGCAAACCTTGAAGGCGCTAACCTCTCCAATTGCAACCTCAAAGATGCCAACTTGAGTAGAGCAAACCTAACCAATGCTCTGTTAAATCAGGCTCAACTGACTGGAGCGACGCTAGTGCGAGCCAAAGCCCAAGCCGCTAATCTTAAAGAAATTCAAGGGGAGGGGCTCAATGCTCACCAGGCAGATTTACGTGGTGCCAACCTCAGCGAGAGTATTCTTAATGGTTCAGTGCTAACTCGGGCTCAGTTAGACGGAGCCAATATTGCCCACAGCGAATTGCGGAGCAGTAACCTTGCTGGGATTCAAGCTCCTCAGCTTAATGGAGTTGGTTGCGATCTATCCGCAGCAGCATTACAAAAGGCAAATCTCCAAGGCGCAAATCTCCAGGATGCGATTGTGCAACGTACCATGTTGCAGCAGTCAAATTTGGCGGGGATTCAGTGGGCGCGGGCAGATCTGGCCTATGCCACTTTGAGTGGCGCAAATCTCAGTGATGGTGTCTTTGATAATGCCAACTTGGAAGGGGTCAACTTAGCAAAAGCTGTGTTGACAGAAAGTAATTTAAACCATGCTTATTGTGCAGGGATCAATGCAACACGGGCAAATTTAGCAGGTACTAACTTCGCCAGTGCTGACCTCCGTAATGCGAATCTCCAGGGGGCCGATCTGAGCGGTGCTAACTGTGTTTGGGCTGATTTGCGGGGAGCAAATTTATTAGGCACCAAAAGTGCTGGCTTGAGTCTGGAAAATGCCGATCTAACCGAGGCCAGCGTTTCTGGATTAGACAGCGTCGGCGCTACGACCTGGCTTCCCAAGGAACATGCGATACAAAACTGA